The DNA region TGAAATCGGCGCTCGAAAAAGATCTTGACGCAGTTGATGTCGCGGTCAAAGTACATTTCCGCATTCACATGCTCCATGGAGATCATCTGCGGAAAGTCGATGACGACAGGGACAAGCGTGATTTCTTCGGTTCCCGTTTCCGGGTTGGTGGAGACGTCCTCCcggatgaggatgttgaacTCGTTGTAGTCGCCGTGGATGAGGCCGTGCTTAGCCAGGCGGAGGTAGAGTTCTATGAGCGAGGCGTAGAGGGCTGCCGGGTCGGGGACGGAGGAGAtttggcggagggggggcgcGTCGACGAGTGACATGACGATTGTGTGGCGGGAGTGGGCGATGGGGGTGGGCACGGGGATGCCGGCGGAgtggagggcggagaggaaggcgTATTCTTTgcgggcggcgagggtggagaggtacATCCAGGAGCCGGAGGCGTTCTTTTTGAGGTAGTCTCTATTGGTTTTTACGGTGCGGAAGGAGATGCGGCCGAGGCGGTGGATTTTGAGGATTTGCTGGGCGCCGGTGTGGTCGGCTACGAGCATGATGTCGGATTCTTTGCCGACGCCTACACGGGTGCCGACGGAGTAGATGTGCTTTTTTTGGGAGTGGGTGTGGAGGGCTAGGTAGTCTAGGCCGCCGTAAGTGAGGCGATAGCCGTCGTATTTGGCTTCTTTCATCTTGGCAATGAGGGAGGTtttggcgagggtggagatgCATTTggagacgagggaggagCCGCCTTTGAGGCGGGAGAAGCGCTCGATGATGGGGACGGGGACGAGTTCGTGGTTTTTGGAGCCTTGTTCGACctatggtggtggttagtTGAGGTGACTGTGAAGGGATGGGATAATGGGGTTCATAGGGGGGTGGTCCGTTGAGGCCAGCAAGGTACATGATGCTGGTCTTGGGGGTTTGAAGGAGGGGCAACTTACAGCTGCGAGGACCTTCCAGTCCTCCGCCGTCAGATGGCGCATAGCCCGTGTGTCCAACTTCATGGTTGAGACTTGACTGATATCACCTTATAAAGGCTGTATTGTAAAGCAGTAGTTTCCCAGGATGAGTTCAGAGGCCAGGGTGGGATATCAAATGCGCGCCGGATTCCCTTCAGTGATGTCTGTCAGTGCCCCTCCATTGCATTGCGCTGTGCCCACCAAAAATTCATGGCCCGTCATGAGTGATAAGATCTTTGATAAGATTAGATATGAACCCAGAATAGCCCCGCCTGGGCACGAGGGTTTGACGAGGGAAACGGAATTTGTATTTACCGGAAGATTCTTGGCGGGCGGTGAGTTGACCTCACCTGTCAAGGATCTGGGAGACAAGGGTCGAGCTTAGCTCAGTGGAGCACTGGCCACTCAGGTTGGGCCCGCCTTGTGTCCCAGTGCCAGGCGGCCAAGCAGTGTCGCGTAACCAGCAAGCTGCCTGCCCGTCTCAGCATCAACGGGAAGAATTGCTAAGCTTTCTTCCATCTCCGACTCCAACACCGACATTATTCAACTGCTTACGAACCATTGCCATTCATTACAGATTACTGCCATACTGGGGGATTTGCGGCGCCTTATTCAACCCGTCAACTACCAGGAAACCTCCCCTCACTTTTGACCCCCGCCACCTTCCGCAGGCCCAACGGAGCTTGACAACATCCCATCCCTTCACACATAACCGCAACCATGGCGCAGGACAGCGACCTGTCGAAGACCGccgacaagggcaaggggaagGCTGTAGATGACGAGACACAGAAGGACAAGGTCGCTCAGCCTGTGGAGAATGGAAAGAAGGATGATGACAAGGCTGAGAGTGCGTTGACATTTGCATGGGCATCATCGACAGCAGAAGCGCTTGCTAACACCATGGTATAGCTTCAGAAGAGCTTAGCGAGGAGGACCAGCAGCTGAAGAACGAGCTTGATATGATCGTTGAGCGGCTGACTGTGCGTTGCCATTTGATTGTCCCTGTTGCTGTGGAACATCTACTTAACTGTCTAACAGGAATCCGATACGTCCCTCTACAAGCCAGCATTGGAGGCTCTAGGGAGCTCGATCAAgacctcaacctcttctATGACAGCTGTGCCGAAGCCCTTGAAGTTTTTACGTCCACATTACGAGACCCTGACGAAGCTCTACGATGAATGGCCAGCGAGCGATGACAAGAACTCCCTTGCCGATGTGCTCTCGGTGATCGGCATGACCTTTTCTGACGAAGACCGCCAAGATACTCTCAAGTACCGATTGCTTGCGCCCACGCAAGATATCGGCTCATGGGGTCATGAGTATGTTAGGCATCTTGCTCTGGAGATCGGCGAGGTCTACGGGAAGCGCATTGCCACCGATGAGCCAACAGCGGACCTTGTGGACCTTGCCTTGGCCTTGGTTCCCCTGTTTCTCAAGAGCAATCAGGAGGCCGATGCTGTTGATCTAATGAGCGAGCGTAAGACTTGCCTCCCTCGATTTTTCTTAGGAACCCGGAAGGCTAACATCATCGCTCATAGTCGAGATTATCGAAGAGCTGCCAAAGTTCGTGGACGAGAACACATATGGAAGAGTCTGCTTGTACATGGTGTCCATGGTCAACCTGCTCACATACCCCGACAACGAACAGTTCCTCCGTGTAGCCCATGATATCTACAAGACCTACAAGCAGTACACACAGGCCATGGTGCTTGCCATCAGACTCAACGACCTTGAACTCATTGAAGCCGACTTCCAAGATGCCCCTGATCTGGCGCTCAAGAAGCAGCTTTCCTACTTGATTGCGCGCCAAAGAATATGGCTCGACAGCGATAAGACCGATGACGAGGAAATTCAAGAGTGCCTCTCTAACGTCAAGCTTCCCGATCACTTCAAGGCCCTGGGCAAGGAGCTTAACATTCTCGAGCCCAAGACCACCGAAGACATCTACAAGAGCCACCTCGAGAGCAGCCGCGTCGCCGGCCTGACCAACTTTGACTCGGCCCGCCACAATTTGGCTGCCGCATTCGTCAACGGGTTCGTGAACGCAGGCTTCGGAAACGACAAGATGATGCTGGTTGCAGGCGACAAGGAGAGCTGGGTATGGAAGACAAAGGATGAGGGTATGATGTCCACAGTGGCCTCTCTGGGCACGCTTCTCATGTGGGACATCGAGAATGGGCTTGATCAGGTAGATAAGTACACCTATCTTGAGGAGGAGCCAATCCAGGCCGGTGCTTATCTTGCAATTGGCATCATGAACTCTGGCGTTCGGTTGGACTCTGAGCCTGCCATGGCTCTTCTTGCAGACAACGACAAACTTGCCCACAAGAACCCGCTGATCAGGGTATCGGCGATTATGGGATTAGGTCTTGCTTATGCTGGGTCTAACAAGGCAGAGCTTTTGGACTTCCTGttgcccatcatcaccgatACGACTCAGCAGATGCGGGTATCCGCCATGGCTGCTCTTGCGTGCGGGTTGGTATTCGTGGGCTCTTCTAACCCCGAAGTTACCGAGGCCATTATCACCACGCTCTTGGACGATGACCGCAAGGGTCAACTCACCGACAAGTGGACACGATTCCTTGCTCTTGGCCTGGGTCTTTTGTTCTTCGGGCGccaagaggaggtggatgtcATTCTGGAGACTCTCAAGGCGGTCGAGCACCCGATGGCGAAGCCTACCTCTGTCCTTGCTTCGATCTGCGCTTGGGCCGGAACTGGTGCTGTGTTGAAGATTCAGGAGCTGCTCCACATTTGCAACGAGCACTTGGAGGAGtcagaagagaaaaagggcGACGAGCTCTTGCAGGCCTATGCTGTTCTCGGTATCGGTATTATTGCGATGGGTGAGGATGTCGGCCAGGAAATGGTTCTCCGGCAGTTCGGCCACCTCATGCACTATGGCGAGGCCAACATTCGCCGAGCCGTACCCCTGGCTATGGCTCTTGTCAGCCCAAGTAATCCCCAGATGAAGGTGTACGATACACTTTCTAGATACAGTCACGACAACGATAATGATGTTGCCATCAATGCCATCTTTGCCATGGGTCTGGTCGGTGCCGGTACCAACAACGCCAGGTTGGCTCAGCTTCTGCGCCAGCTTGCGAGCTATTATCACCGGGATCAGGAAACCCTCTTTATGGTCCGCATTGCGCAGGGTCTTGTTCACATGGGCAAGGGCACActctccatcaaccccttccacacCGATCGCCAGATTCTGTCGCGGGTATCGGCTGCTGGTCTCCTCACTGTTCTTGTGGCGATGATTGATGCCAAGCAGTTCATCACCTCGGACTCGCATTATCTGCTTTACTTCCTTGTCACAGCTATGCATCCACGCTTCCTTGTAACGTTGGACGAGAACCTCAAGCCATTGACTGTCAACGTGCGCGTTGGTCAGGCTGTGGATGTGGTTGGCCAGGCTGGTCGCCCCAAGACGATCACTGGGTGGCAGACACAGAGCACGCCAGTGTTGTTGGCGCATGGTGAGCGTGCTGAgttggaagatgaggagTATATTAGCTTGAGCAGTACCCTGGAGGGTCTGGTTATTCTGCGCAAGGTAAGCATTTCCGGTTAACTTTCCCATTCTTCCAGGAGGCTGACATGCTTTTCTTACAGAACCCCGATTGGGAATCAGGCAAATAAGGGTCTTGTGTCAGCGGAAGGGTAGGGTAGGGTATTTGGTGGTTTCTAGCAATAGGTTTTTCTTACCTACCTCGCAAAGTGATAGAGGAGGCGAAAAGAGGGCTTTAATGCGACACTACATTGTACAGTACAAATAAAGGATTGGACTTGCTGAGCGTTCAAGCAAATTGAAGCGCAAGTCGAATTGCCCTTGTAGGTCTCCAACCTATTTTGATTTCAAGATACAGCCTCACACCTCCATTGCCATAAGCTATATCACCAAGCCATTGCCAATCCTGCTAacctccccttttctttttatctcCCGCAAAACTCAACGCGATCTGCTTTCATTGTCATCtgcttctcttctccttgttggtAAGAGAGAGATATTTTGTGAGATTGGCGGACGGAGTGCTATGATGCTCAGGAGAACACAGAAACCACACTATCACACATGGCATCATCTTGACGGACACGTCGAGTATTGAGATCCGAACTACCCGTTTCCATGTCAAAATTCAATTCAACCCACGACGACGCTAAACGCCCTGCTGTGAGGTTTCACAAGGTATTTGTTCTTGACAAGAGAAAAGAGCAGCGGGATATGAACCCGCAATATGACGCACAGACATAGACGcaacgagagagagaaagagaggaaaaaagACAGATTCCATACAGACAGGACCCAACAACCttatccccatccccattttCAATCACACAACAAGctccctctctcctccttttcttcccttcCATCCTATCACCTATTTATCCTTCTTAATCCCAAAAAtattcctcttcttcttcttcttctccttatcctcccccattcccaccGAAGCCCCTGTAGCAGTACTACTCGTCCTCTCATggcccccacctccccccgaCGGCCCCCCTGGGCCACTACTCAACGTCATCTGCCCCAACGCCTTCGTCGGCGGCCTAGGACCCCCAGGGGGCATCTgcccccccattcccatccctgGCGCCCCACCCCCGGGTTGCGGCGGCCtcacctgctgctgcggtggcGGCGCCGGCCGTTCAAACAGATGCGCGGGCGCCTTCTTGGGGGGCTCATCCATCGGCagcttcaacctcctcctaTCCGACTTCAGATGCCGCAAATCTTCGACGAATTTATTCGGCGTCTGCATGTGCGACGTAACCAAGTAAACATCCCGATTGTGTTTTTCGGATACTTCATAGCAGGCTCTAGCTTCGGAATACGTCGCTCCACCCGCGACAAAAACAATGATGCGCTGTCGGTTTTCAACTTGGCGGCGGTTGGCAGAAGCCCACCTCGGAGCGGCAGAGCGGAGGGAGCCCTGGGTTTGAAACGCGTCATCCGCCTGTCCGCCTGCTTGGGGTGGGATGACGTAAGGGAAGGAAGTCTGATCCAAGGTTCCAGAGCAGAGGTCTTCAAGCATGTGTTTGACCGCTGGTTCGAATCTCGAAAGGGCATATTCCTCGCTCTGGACAGCGGTTTTCGTATTaggggggaagagaggggTGTTGGGTTGACGTGGGGGGACCTCTTTGAGTTGAGTTTTCAGGGGGCGAGCACCGAGTAATTCGAGGTTTTCTATCGCTGCCTTGTCGGTACTTTCTCTCGATCGTTGCAACGATGCATGCCATAACAACCGAAGAAGATCCTGGTCGATCATCCCGTCGCGGTAGAGGGCGTACAGCGCCACGAGCCGGAGACGGTCGGTGGGGGCAACGTCTTGGTCGTCTAGCAGACGAACAACTTGGTCGAGGATATTTTTGGGCTTCTTGAGGTCTTCGTCGAGGCCGGTGGCGAGGGTTTGTTCCACTGAGGCCACCTCGGAGAGCTTGAACTTTTGGAAGATGTTCATGGCTTCTTGCGCCATGGTAAGATGTAGACTATAGGCTTGCTTCATCTCTTGGAACTGAGGAAGGCCGGCCAACATATCTCGAATGTCGTTGAGGCTGGTCTCGTTTTCGTTCTTTCCGGCGAAGTTGGGGTTTTTCGCGATGAAACTCTTGAAGTCTCCCATCAACTTCGCGATTGTATCCGCCATGTGCTTGTGCCTGTTGTCCACCCATAACTTGTCTTTCTCGGTTATCTCCACATCCTTCTCTTCGGCTTGGGGTAACCCTTCGTTGATCACCATATGATAGGTAACTGTTCCGTTTGGTTGCTCCCTGAGCGGTAGTACATCGTGGATGAATGATTGGTAGGAGAACTCGTGAAGTAACGGCGCCATCAGATCCATAGACCGGTCCGTGATTAGCAACACTGACTGAGGCCGGGTAGTTTGTGGCGGAAAGTTCTGGTCCACTTTTTGTAGCCGCTCGATCTCGTTTTGAAGGAAGCGAGCCAGGTGAAAGGAAAGAACTCCAGCTTCATGGGTCGCGGTCTGCGGCGCATAGTAGCGTATCCTCGGTGCTTCTCCAAGTGTGTGGCAGACAGAAGCTATCTTTTGCGCCAACGTCGTCAAGTGCCGTGCTACTAGATCATTGCAACTGGGGTTATATAGCACTTGAAAGCTGGACGGGTCTTGGAAGGTAACCAAGTGTGATTCTCGGGGGTAGAAGTCGACGAagaggttttgagggggagctGCTATTTGCCTCCGGGCAGCATCAACACGCCGTGCTAGGGCATCGGGCAGAACCCCGGTCCATATCAAAAACGCACTTCGGTAGCGGCGGCGTTCGAAATCGGCCATGAGGCAATCGACGGCAAATGGTGTAGGCGATATCACGTAAATTGCGTCCATGGTTGGATTGGGCTCCCGGCGCTCCTCGATCCTCTCGATGTTCGCGATATTATGGTTGAGAATGTCATCTTCGTTGACGGTGGTGTCGAGAATCGCCTGTGTCGTCTCATCGAGCACCAAAACCTTCCAATCTCCTCGGGTGGTATTACGAATGATGTCGATGATGGACTTTTGGTGCTCCTTGATTATCGAGACTCCCTCCATTGCGGGCGCGATCAGGCCGGACCCTGGTTCAAGTTCTCGGCACTCGGCAAGGTGCTAGGATCTGGGGTGTCTCGAAGACTGTACGGAAGGGTTGCCGGTCAGGAATTTAGTTTCGCAATCAAGCAGCGCCAGACAGGAGCAGAGGCAGGATTTCTGAGGTTGCGATCAAGCCGAAACTCGAAACACGAAGCGCAAGTTGGGCCTACTGCAAGACGTCCCCACTACAACTGCCAGCAACAGGATCGCGGCGCGTGCCACCCGCCGAGCCTCCTGCAGCCcagaaccctaaccctttcgAGCTAGGCATTTAGGTATTGGGATCCATTTTATCGATAAGCCCCCGCATTCTTCAGTGGACCTTTAACCACAGCCAAGGAAATGGTTTGGCAATGATCTCATTCCCAGACTCCATTTCAGTTTCTTCGGGCTTTGCTGTAAACCAGCCTCCTCAACAGTTTGAGGCGAATAGATATACGAGAGTGCTGCCTAGATTTTTATCACCATATCAAAAGCATTCAACATGACCCAGAGACCTGGTTACCGGACGGCTGAGGTTCCATTCTTCAAGCACGGTGCACCGGGTGCAGTTTTGGTGGGTGCTGGGCACTGGCCTTGCTGCACCACTACGGCGCGGGAACCCTTGGCTCCGATCGAGTTCCATAGCCCAGCCCCCTCGCAGTCGATTGCCGTAGGGTGCCGTGAGTCTGCCAATTGGTCTCCCCCGATTAATGATCACAGATATTCCGACAGCTTGGAACCGACATTATGAGCCGCAATGCGGGCTTTGCGTAACGGCATGGGAAAGAGGTGTTTTGGTGATAACCTCGGGAGCAATAACATCGTGAGATGGCCTGGTGAAGCATCAACCCGCCTCCCCCTCGACGACGGCGTTTCGACGCCGATCACCAGGCCGGCCCAATGTTTGACCGAGCTACAGAAACCGTACATGAGCCCTCCGGTCTGCGGGGAAGCCGGAAATACATGAAAGACTCCCAGGATCATCTTCCCTCCATGATCCCATCGAACCACCAGACCGCTTCACAAGCACAGCCCACCGTTGCCCACGTTGCGTACCTTGACCTTGCTCTCAGGAGAGACGAAAGCGGCCGCTATCCCTCGTCTGTTTTTCACTACTTCTTCATTACCGCATGTCACACATGGCTGGTGATACGACTGCATCACTGGCTTGGCCTTGACAATGTCCCTCCAATCGACAAGGCTTCTCGCTTGCCATTTCCTGCATGCTTCTCTTATCAGAATGTAAGTTGTCGGTGAACCCCACCAGAAACTAGGATCTTAGCTCTTCGATCCCCTGTTTGCTCATATTAGACGCATACATGGGACATGACCTACATGACAGAACTGTGAATGTCATGGGGAGGAGCGCAAGAATTCCACCATGCAAGAATTCATGAGTGAATATGCAAATGAGGATGCTAGACCCGCTTACCCACTAGCAATGGGAGCAacaggatgaggatgggatggTCTCTTAAGGGCGGGTGTTCCCCACGGCTTAACTAGAAAATACAATCGTACTCTTGTCCTGTGTCCTTCTCTCGCGACCCCAACGTAGTCTTGACACTTGTTGCTGCCCTCGACCTCTTGTGTTCACTTACGGGACACAACCGTCCCAATCGCCCATCATGAGTCACTCTCAGGACTCCGACCTCGAGAGACAGGAGCCTCACACCTTCAAGAGCGCCCTGACATCCTTCCTCACCGTCAAGGATGGCGAGGTCTACGAGACTCATCCTGACAAGAATCCCAAGTGGTACCAGAAGCTGCTTGACATCGGCGTCGAAGAGAATGGCATCAAACCAGTACCCCTTGAGCAGCGGACGTGTACGCAGTACAACAACTTGTTCACGGTCTTCTTCACCTGTCTTCTCTGTTTACTTCCGTGGGTCCATTTTCCCGTATTCCTGTCAGCATGGACCTCACTAATCCGAAGGATCTGGCCCCAGTATCCCAACCGGCATGCTCGCCACGTTGGGCATGGGCATGAACTTGAGGGACGCCTCTCTCGTCATCGTTTTCTTTGCCATGTTGACTTGCATTCCACCTGCCTTTATGGTGATTGGTGGCATGGAGACTGGGCTAAGGCAGTTGATTCAAGCGAGATATTCCTTTGGGTACGTAATGCtcacccttcctcccctATTTATCATTTTTCCTCTTTCTATCTGGTCAAAATACTAACCAGCCTAGCCGCTACCTCgtcaccatcccccttctcctcaacgCTGCCACTCTAACTGGCTTTTCCTTGCTCTCAGCCGTGGTAGGCGGCCAAACCCTCGCCTCTCTCAACCCAGATCAGCTTTCGGTCAACATCGGTATTATCATCACCTGTCTTGTCTCCTTTGCCGTCTCCCTCTTTGGCTTCAAGGCAGTCCACTTCTGGGAAAGATGGACCTGGATCCCCAACCTCATCGCCATTGCCATTGCCTTGGGCTGTGGCGGCAAGTATCTTCACCTGCAGACAAACAACCCACCGGCAACCGCTTCTCAGGTCATGACGTTGGGTGCTCTGATCGCGGGGTATTTCATTACATTTGGAGGCACGGTGTCAGATTACAGCATCTACCACAAACCAAACGTTGTGTCTCGGTAAgcctcccccttttcttctctatCCAGACAACGTCAAAACACTGCCCGTCTTGTGTTCTCCTAAAGCATCCCACACCGAGTTTCTAACCACCCTTGTCCCCGCCAAATTCCAGATTCCGCGTCTTCGCCTACACCTActtcggcctcctcctcccgtcggtcccccttctcatcctcggcgccgCGATAGGAGGCTGCTCCCCCAACGTACCCTCCTGGTCCGCCGCCTACGCCACCACAGGAATAGGAGGCATCTTGTACCAAATGCTCGTCCCCGTCCTCGGCAACTTTGGGAAAttcatcctcgtcctttTGGCCCTCTCCGTCATAGGAAACATTGCCATCTCGATGTACTCCATCAGCGTCAACCTCCAGCAGCTCCTGCCGTTTTTCGCACAAGTTCATCGgtttttctttatttttgTGGCCATGGGACTGTTGATTCCGTTTGCGATCAAGGCGGCTGAGGCGTGGGAGGAAAGTTTGACGAACTTCCTCGCGGTGATTGGGTATTGGGCGGGATGTTTTGATGCGGTTGTCATAATAGAATTGGTGGTGTTTAGAAAGGGGGATTATAGCAGTCATGATCACAAGATCTGGAATGTTGGACGGAAATTACCGCCgggggcggcggcgctggGAGCGAGTTTGTTGAGTTTGGGATTGGTGGTTCCGGGAATGGCGGCGCCGTGGTATACGGGCCCGTTGGCGAAGGTTACGGGGGATATCGGGTTTGAGAGCGCTTTTGTCgtgacggggttggggtaTTTGGTTTTGAGGTGGGTTGAGATCAAGGTGGTGGGACATGTTTAATTTGTTTAAATGGCATACTTGGCATGTATATGCCTAAACAGACAGTCAGCCTAGTATTAGCTGGCTCAACTGCGCAAAATCCTCCCACAAAGCACAACGTCTTCGCCGTGAGGTTGCCAGGATACATCCCGCAGCTTCAGTTGTGACGTCTGTCCTTGTTGTCGTGAGGGTGAGACTACCACCCCGCCTTTGCCGAGCCAAGTTggggcgatggtgatgattaCCGAGTCGACGAGGCGGTTCTCTGGGTCGATGAGGAGAGAGTTgatcacctcccctcctccctctacCATGACACTTCTCACTCCTTGCTCCCCCAAAACACTTAACACATCCCCCCATTTAAACCTCCCGTCCTCCCCCGtttccaaaaacaaaaacttGCCCCCTACACGTTCCAGCAACTCTCCCCGTTCCTTggtctcccctcccctcttaGTCACCACCCAAGGGCCCTTCCCCTTAAACTCAGCCGCTAGACGGATTACCTGGCTGTCCTCGGTGAAGTCCCAGCGACCCTTTGGGTCGAGGATGATagggcggggttgttggtcGAGAGAGGTGATGCTTCCTAGCCGGGAGTTGAGGGCTGGGTTGTCGACGAGTGCGGTGGTGCACCCGACGAGGATGGCGTTGTGGCGGGTGCGGAGGTAGTGCGTCATTGATTTGGAGTAAGGGCCGGAAAGGGTTGTGCGGACGCCtggggcgagggagagggacgCATCGAGGGAGGTGGCGTAGGTGAGGGTTAGGTGTGGTTttgagcttggagagggggaggtaaGAGGGAGGTAGGGTTCTAGGGGTGGaatggaggtgggggggaaggagagggtttCGCGGGTCATTTTTATATTGGGGGTATGATGTGGTAGATGCAAGTGGTGGTGTATAAGCGACCAAAAGGCCTCAAGTTGCTGGCTGTGGTGATTCACCCCTGCCAAGAAATAAGGGGTAAGACAATCGGTCAGAAAAAAAGCCGGTGGCGTAACCTTGACCGGGCATCAGAGCCAACGGAGGTGAGGCGGTCTCGATCGGCCAGTGCAAATACCGGCGATGACTGCAAAGGCGGGTTGCTGATGCGATGATGCCACACAAAGAGCAATCATGATCAGTTGTCAATCAAGAGGCCGCCGATGACAGCAGTCACTGGCAGCTGGCAGTGTAGCTTGTGCAGAAGCAAGGAGCAATCAACGTGGGGTTCATAACTTGCATTAAATGCCACGAGGTTGCAGCGATGGCTTGTGGATAACTCCTCATCAAACACTCCACTCTATCCTTCTCGAAGGCAAGGCTTACTCGCTGACACGAACGCCATAGACGCTCTCATATGATAGACGCTGGTTTCACTCACGCTCAAAACTTGATTTAGCTACATGGATAAGAGATGGTTGACGACGCTTCGTGGCGCAGCCGCCGGAGATATCGCGCAACCACCAAGTTCTAGAATGCAGAGTGTCAATCTTCCAAAATGTAGTGGCACATGATAGGGGACCTGAATGAGACACCCAGGGTTTGACCGGAGCAGAACATCAGGCTCTGAGAGCAACCCTCCCGAGGCTCCCGTGATTTGCCATTGAATCCCGTTCTTTGTCCGTGGTTGACACATTTGTCGAGCTCTCCCTTGGttcccctcttctcttcGTCTGGTCGTTtgctctccaccacctgGAATTGAATTACTGCAAAAAGAAACACGGATCGTCCGAGTATCTCTCAAGTATCATCTGTACGCGTTAGCTTGAGGCTTGAGGCCAGCTGCGCACCTGACCTGTGTCCTATAACTCAGCGCACTCTTGCCCCGCACCCCGGAAGCGGGACTTGCGCCTCGTCACCCGCGACCGTTCCATCCAAATTTCAGATTTCGACCCGAGCGAACAACAAAGTTTCCCACCCTGGTCATCGCCACGCAAGGACAAACCTTGATAAACCGAACCACCCCCATCTTCTTTACCTCGCTTAATTTGGCTATCGCAAACTCCTTCCCCGAACTCCCCTATTTTATTCACCACAACAAGCAAACCAAACTCCAGTCGCCCCTCCGATTTcgcatcgtcgtcgtcgctgtcgcGGATCGCCTAATCATCGTCGTCCATCAATCAAATCCGTCAATCACCATGTCGCAAAAGCACGATCAGCCTCCCGCCTACGGCGCTCCTCCCCCCGGCGCTCCCCAGCAGGCTTACTACCCACCCCAGGGcggccctcctcctcagggtCCCTATGATCAGCAACAGCCTTACTACCAGCAGGGCCCTCAGATGGGCTATGGCCAACAGCCACCTCCCGGCGCGTATTACCAGCAGCAGGGCCCGTATCCTCCTCAGGGACAGTATTACCCACCGCAGCaacaagagaagaagggaccTGTGAGTGAACCCGACTGATATCCGCGCGTCGCGCAGATGCAGAATGCCGATATTGACTGACTTCGATGGTAGGGTTTCTTCGAGGCGTGCTTGGCCGGTATGgcgtgttgctgctgcttggacATCTTGTTCTAAACGAACACGACCAATAAATACAACAACAATAAAACAGCGACAGAAGACAAAAAAGCAGGAGATGGAAATTTTGTCAGCACGATGGAGGAAGGTGATCCTTTATGTATGCCGCGCAGCGGGGGGGGGAGCTCCGATGCGATTTTCCCGATCCTTGTACGCGGACCACCACCTGCAAGACACCATGCAGACCGGCGAATTCAACAAACGGCGCAGCAGGGCCAGGCATACGGTACTTCTTCTGAGAGCTTGCGGCGGC from Podospora pseudopauciseta strain CBS 411.78 chromosome 6, whole genome shotgun sequence includes:
- a CDS encoding hypothetical protein (COG:U; EggNog:ENOG503PAFX); protein product: MSHSQDSDLERQEPHTFKSALTSFLTVKDGEVYETHPDKNPKWYQKLLDIGVEENGIKPVPLEQRTCTQYNNLFTYPNRHARHVGHGHELEGRLSRHRFLCHVDLHSTCLYGDWWHGDWAKAVDSSEIFLWPLPRHHPPSPQRCHSNWLFLALSRGRRPNPRLSQPRSAFGQHRYYHHLSCLLCRLPLWLQGSPLLGKMDLDPQPHRHCHCLGLWRQVSSPADKQPTGNRFSGHDVGCSDRGVFHYIWRHGVRLQHLPQTKRCVSVSLPLFFSIQTTFRVFAYTYFGLLLPSVPLLILGAAIGGCSPNVPSWSAAYATTGIGGILYQMLVPVLGNFGKFILVLLALSVIGNIAISMYSISVNLQQLLPFFAQVHRFFFIFVAMGLLIPFAIKAAEAWEESLTNFLAVIGYWAGCFDAVVIIELVVFRKGDYSSHDHKIWNVGRKLPPGAAALGASLLSLGLVVPGMAAPWYTGPLAKVTGDIGFESAFVVTGLGYLVLRWVEIKVVGHV
- the RIB7 gene encoding 2,5-diamino-6-(ribosylamino)-4(3H)-pyrimidinone 5'-phosphate reductase (EggNog:ENOG503NX1M; COG:H), which gives rise to MTRETLSFPPTSIPPLEPYLPLTSPSPSSKPHLTLTYATSLDASLSLAPGVRTTLSGPYSKSMTHYLRTRHNAILVGCTTALVDNPALNSRLGSITSLDQQPRPIILDPKGRWDFTEDSQVIRLAAEFKGKGPWVVTKRGGETKERGELLERVGGKFLFLETGEDGRFKWGDVLSVLGEQGVRSVMVEGGGEVINSLLIDPENRLVDSVIITIAPTWLGKGGVVVSPSRQQGQTSQLKLRDVSWQPHGEDVVLCGRILRS